A window from Urocitellus parryii isolate mUroPar1 chromosome 1, mUroPar1.hap1, whole genome shotgun sequence encodes these proteins:
- the Phykpl gene encoding 5-phosphohydroxy-L-lysine phospho-lyase isoform X7, translating to MATDQRAKADTLSLRQRLLSSSCRLFFPEDPVKIVRGQGQYLYDEQGGEYIDCINNVAHVGHCHPLVVQAAHEQNQVLNTNSRYLHDNIVDYAQRLSETLPEKLCVFYFLNSGSEANDLALRLARQYTGHQDVVVLDHAYHGHLSSLIDISPYKFRYLDGQKEWIHVAPLPDTYRGPYREDHPNPAVAYANEVKRVVSNAQEKGRKIAAFFMESLPSVGGQIIPPAGYFSQVAEHIHRAGGVFVADEIQVGFGRVGKHFWAFQLQGEDFVPDIVTMGKSIGNGHPIACVATTQAVSRAFEATGVEYFNTFGGSPVSCAVGLAVLDVLEKEQLQAHATCVGSFLMELLRQQKAKHPIIGDVRGVGLFIGVDLVQDEATRMPATQEADYVVTRLKENYILLSADGPGRNILKFKPPMCFSLDNAQLVVTKLDAILTDMEEKVRSCETLRLQPCSVKHLPGSTGPGCRAAAGSRPSNLVLGNLVIKSTPNAALA from the exons ATGGCCACCGATCAGCGAGCCAAGGCCGACACTCTGTCCCTGCGGCAGCGGCTCCTCAG CTCTTCCTGCAGACTTTTTTTCCCTGAGGATCCAGTTAAGATTGTCCGTGGCCAAGGGCAGTACCTGTATGATGAACAAGGGGGAGAATACATCGATTGCATCAACAATGTGGCTCATG TCGGGCACTGCCACCCTCTCGTGGTCCAAGCTGCACATGAACAGAACCAGGTGCTCAACACCAACAGCAGATACCTTCACGACAACATCGTGGATTATGCACAGAGGCTGTCGGAGACCCTGCCAGAGAAgctctgtgtgttttatttcctgAATTCCGG GTCAGAAGCCAATGACCTGGCCCTGCGGCTGGCTCGCCAATACACGGGACACCAGGACGTGGTGGTATTAGACCA TGCTTATCACGGTCACCTGAGCTCCCTGATTGACATCAGTCCATACAAGTTCCGGTACCTGGATGGCCAGAAGGAGTGGATCCATGTG GCACCTCTCCCAGACACCTACCGGGGCCCTTACCGAGAAGACCATCCCAATCCAGCTGTGGCCTATGCCAATGAAGTGAAACGTGTTGTCAGCAACGCACAGGAGAAGGGCAGGAAG ATTGCAGCCTTCTTCATGGAGTCTCTGCCCAGCGTGGGAGGGCAGATCATTCCCCCTGCTGGTTACTTCTCCCAAGTAGCAGA GCACATCCACAGGGCTGGAGGGGTCTTTGTCGCAGATGAGATCCAGGTTGGCTTTGGCAGAGTAGGCAAGCACTTCTGGGCCTTCCAGCTGCAGGGGGAAGACTTTGTCCCTGACATTGTCACCATGGGCAAGTCCATTGGCAATGGCCACCCAATTGCCTGCGTGGCCACCACCCAAGCTGTGTCAAGGGCATTTGAAGCCACCGGCGTCGAATACTTCAACACG TTTGGGGGCAGCCCAGTGTCCTGTGCTGTGGGGCTGGCAGTCCTGGATGTCTTAGAGAAGGAGCAACTGCAGGCTCATGCTACCTGTGTGGGCAGCTTTCTGATGGAGCTTCTCAGGCAACAAAAAGCCAAACATCCTATCATTGGTGATGTCAG GGGTGTTGGACTCTTCATTGGTGTGGATCTGGTCCAAGATGAGGCCACGAGGATGCCAGCAACCCAAGAGGCTGACTATGTGGTAACcag GCTGAAGGAAAACTACATTTTGCTAAGTGCTGATGGCCCTGGAAGGAACATTCTGAAGTTTAAGCCCCCAATGTGTTTCAGCCTGGACAATGCACAACTGGTGGTGACAAAGCTGGATGCCATTCTGACAG ATATGGAAGAGAAGGTGAGAAGTTGTGAAACACTGAGACTTCAGCCCTGCTCAGTCAAACATCTTCCAG GGTCCACAGGTCCAGGCTGCAGAGCGGCAGCAGGAAGCAGACCCTCCAACCTGGTTCTAGGTAACCTGGTAATAAAATCAACCCCTAATGCCGCTCTGGCCTGA
- the Phykpl gene encoding 5-phosphohydroxy-L-lysine phospho-lyase isoform X2 — translation MATDQRAKADTLSLRQRLLSSSCRLFFPEDPVKIVRGQGQYLYDEQGGEYIDCINNVAHVGHCHPLVVQAAHEQNQVLNTNSRYLHDNIVDYAQRLSETLPEKLCVFYFLNSGAYHGHLSSLIDISPYKFRYLDGQKEWIHVAPLPDTYRGPYREDHPNPAVAYANEVKRVVSNAQEKGRKIAAFFMESLPSVGGQIIPPAGYFSQVAEHIHRAGGVFVADEIQVGFGRVGKHFWAFQLQGEDFVPDIVTMGKSIGNGHPIACVATTQAVSRAFEATGVEYFNTFGGSPVSCAVGLAVLDVLEKEQLQAHATCVGSFLMELLRQQKAKHPIIGDVRGVGLFIGVDLVQDEATRMPATQEADYVVTRLKENYILLSADGPGRNILKFKPPMCFSLDNAQLVVTKLDAILTDMEEKVRSCETLRLQPCSVKHLPGEWALPLVLKRPRDGFLPSTAIILSKMNLLKHSCSNSSFSQVTFFKIEKLLLPWVLSTHPHQKVSKTWPVLVG, via the exons ATGGCCACCGATCAGCGAGCCAAGGCCGACACTCTGTCCCTGCGGCAGCGGCTCCTCAG CTCTTCCTGCAGACTTTTTTTCCCTGAGGATCCAGTTAAGATTGTCCGTGGCCAAGGGCAGTACCTGTATGATGAACAAGGGGGAGAATACATCGATTGCATCAACAATGTGGCTCATG TCGGGCACTGCCACCCTCTCGTGGTCCAAGCTGCACATGAACAGAACCAGGTGCTCAACACCAACAGCAGATACCTTCACGACAACATCGTGGATTATGCACAGAGGCTGTCGGAGACCCTGCCAGAGAAgctctgtgtgttttatttcctgAATTCCGG TGCTTATCACGGTCACCTGAGCTCCCTGATTGACATCAGTCCATACAAGTTCCGGTACCTGGATGGCCAGAAGGAGTGGATCCATGTG GCACCTCTCCCAGACACCTACCGGGGCCCTTACCGAGAAGACCATCCCAATCCAGCTGTGGCCTATGCCAATGAAGTGAAACGTGTTGTCAGCAACGCACAGGAGAAGGGCAGGAAG ATTGCAGCCTTCTTCATGGAGTCTCTGCCCAGCGTGGGAGGGCAGATCATTCCCCCTGCTGGTTACTTCTCCCAAGTAGCAGA GCACATCCACAGGGCTGGAGGGGTCTTTGTCGCAGATGAGATCCAGGTTGGCTTTGGCAGAGTAGGCAAGCACTTCTGGGCCTTCCAGCTGCAGGGGGAAGACTTTGTCCCTGACATTGTCACCATGGGCAAGTCCATTGGCAATGGCCACCCAATTGCCTGCGTGGCCACCACCCAAGCTGTGTCAAGGGCATTTGAAGCCACCGGCGTCGAATACTTCAACACG TTTGGGGGCAGCCCAGTGTCCTGTGCTGTGGGGCTGGCAGTCCTGGATGTCTTAGAGAAGGAGCAACTGCAGGCTCATGCTACCTGTGTGGGCAGCTTTCTGATGGAGCTTCTCAGGCAACAAAAAGCCAAACATCCTATCATTGGTGATGTCAG GGGTGTTGGACTCTTCATTGGTGTGGATCTGGTCCAAGATGAGGCCACGAGGATGCCAGCAACCCAAGAGGCTGACTATGTGGTAACcag GCTGAAGGAAAACTACATTTTGCTAAGTGCTGATGGCCCTGGAAGGAACATTCTGAAGTTTAAGCCCCCAATGTGTTTCAGCCTGGACAATGCACAACTGGTGGTGACAAAGCTGGATGCCATTCTGACAG ATATGGAAGAGAAGGTGAGAAGTTGTGAAACACTGAGACTTCAGCCCTGCTCAGTCAAACATCTTCCAGGTGAGTGGGCCTTGCCTCTTGTTCTTAAGAGACCCAGAGATGGTTTCTTACCATCAACAGCCATTATCCTTAGCAAAATGAACCTTCTAAAACATTCTTGTTCTAATAGCTCCTTCTCACAGGTTACTTTTTTCAAAATTGAGAAGCTCTTACTTCCCTGGGTATTATCTACCCATCCCCACCAGAAAGTCTCTAAAACTTGGCCTGTACTTGTTGGCTAG
- the Phykpl gene encoding 5-phosphohydroxy-L-lysine phospho-lyase isoform X1: protein MATDQRAKADTLSLRQRLLSSSCRLFFPEDPVKIVRGQGQYLYDEQGGEYIDCINNVAHVGHCHPLVVQAAHEQNQVLNTNSRYLHDNIVDYAQRLSETLPEKLCVFYFLNSGSEANDLALRLARQYTGHQDVVVLDHAYHGHLSSLIDISPYKFRYLDGQKEWIHVAPLPDTYRGPYREDHPNPAVAYANEVKRVVSNAQEKGRKIAAFFMESLPSVGGQIIPPAGYFSQVAEHIHRAGGVFVADEIQVGFGRVGKHFWAFQLQGEDFVPDIVTMGKSIGNGHPIACVATTQAVSRAFEATGVEYFNTFGGSPVSCAVGLAVLDVLEKEQLQAHATCVGSFLMELLRQQKAKHPIIGDVRGVGLFIGVDLVQDEATRMPATQEADYVVTRLKENYILLSADGPGRNILKFKPPMCFSLDNAQLVVTKLDAILTDMEEKVRSCETLRLQPCSVKHLPGEWALPLVLKRPRDGFLPSTAIILSKMNLLKHSCSNSSFSQVTFFKIEKLLLPWVLSTHPHQKVSKTWPVLVG from the exons ATGGCCACCGATCAGCGAGCCAAGGCCGACACTCTGTCCCTGCGGCAGCGGCTCCTCAG CTCTTCCTGCAGACTTTTTTTCCCTGAGGATCCAGTTAAGATTGTCCGTGGCCAAGGGCAGTACCTGTATGATGAACAAGGGGGAGAATACATCGATTGCATCAACAATGTGGCTCATG TCGGGCACTGCCACCCTCTCGTGGTCCAAGCTGCACATGAACAGAACCAGGTGCTCAACACCAACAGCAGATACCTTCACGACAACATCGTGGATTATGCACAGAGGCTGTCGGAGACCCTGCCAGAGAAgctctgtgtgttttatttcctgAATTCCGG GTCAGAAGCCAATGACCTGGCCCTGCGGCTGGCTCGCCAATACACGGGACACCAGGACGTGGTGGTATTAGACCA TGCTTATCACGGTCACCTGAGCTCCCTGATTGACATCAGTCCATACAAGTTCCGGTACCTGGATGGCCAGAAGGAGTGGATCCATGTG GCACCTCTCCCAGACACCTACCGGGGCCCTTACCGAGAAGACCATCCCAATCCAGCTGTGGCCTATGCCAATGAAGTGAAACGTGTTGTCAGCAACGCACAGGAGAAGGGCAGGAAG ATTGCAGCCTTCTTCATGGAGTCTCTGCCCAGCGTGGGAGGGCAGATCATTCCCCCTGCTGGTTACTTCTCCCAAGTAGCAGA GCACATCCACAGGGCTGGAGGGGTCTTTGTCGCAGATGAGATCCAGGTTGGCTTTGGCAGAGTAGGCAAGCACTTCTGGGCCTTCCAGCTGCAGGGGGAAGACTTTGTCCCTGACATTGTCACCATGGGCAAGTCCATTGGCAATGGCCACCCAATTGCCTGCGTGGCCACCACCCAAGCTGTGTCAAGGGCATTTGAAGCCACCGGCGTCGAATACTTCAACACG TTTGGGGGCAGCCCAGTGTCCTGTGCTGTGGGGCTGGCAGTCCTGGATGTCTTAGAGAAGGAGCAACTGCAGGCTCATGCTACCTGTGTGGGCAGCTTTCTGATGGAGCTTCTCAGGCAACAAAAAGCCAAACATCCTATCATTGGTGATGTCAG GGGTGTTGGACTCTTCATTGGTGTGGATCTGGTCCAAGATGAGGCCACGAGGATGCCAGCAACCCAAGAGGCTGACTATGTGGTAACcag GCTGAAGGAAAACTACATTTTGCTAAGTGCTGATGGCCCTGGAAGGAACATTCTGAAGTTTAAGCCCCCAATGTGTTTCAGCCTGGACAATGCACAACTGGTGGTGACAAAGCTGGATGCCATTCTGACAG ATATGGAAGAGAAGGTGAGAAGTTGTGAAACACTGAGACTTCAGCCCTGCTCAGTCAAACATCTTCCAGGTGAGTGGGCCTTGCCTCTTGTTCTTAAGAGACCCAGAGATGGTTTCTTACCATCAACAGCCATTATCCTTAGCAAAATGAACCTTCTAAAACATTCTTGTTCTAATAGCTCCTTCTCACAGGTTACTTTTTTCAAAATTGAGAAGCTCTTACTTCCCTGGGTATTATCTACCCATCCCCACCAGAAAGTCTCTAAAACTTGGCCTGTACTTGTTGGCTAG
- the Phykpl gene encoding 5-phosphohydroxy-L-lysine phospho-lyase isoform X5: MATDQRAKADTLSLRQRLLSSSCRLFFPEDPVKIVRGQGQYLYDEQGGEYIDCINNVAHVGHCHPLVVQAAHEQNQVLNTNSRYLHDNIVDYAQRLSETLPEKLCVFYFLNSGSEANDLALRLARQYTGHQDVVVLDHAYHGHLSSLIDISPYKFRYLDGQKEWIHVAPLPDTYRGPYREDHPNPAVAYANEVKRVVSNAQEKGRKFGGSPVSCAVGLAVLDVLEKEQLQAHATCVGSFLMELLRQQKAKHPIIGDVRGVGLFIGVDLVQDEATRMPATQEADYVVTRLKENYILLSADGPGRNILKFKPPMCFSLDNAQLVVTKLDAILTDMEEKVRSCETLRLQPCSVKHLPGEWALPLVLKRPRDGFLPSTAIILSKMNLLKHSCSNSSFSQVTFFKIEKLLLPWVLSTHPHQKVSKTWPVLVG, from the exons ATGGCCACCGATCAGCGAGCCAAGGCCGACACTCTGTCCCTGCGGCAGCGGCTCCTCAG CTCTTCCTGCAGACTTTTTTTCCCTGAGGATCCAGTTAAGATTGTCCGTGGCCAAGGGCAGTACCTGTATGATGAACAAGGGGGAGAATACATCGATTGCATCAACAATGTGGCTCATG TCGGGCACTGCCACCCTCTCGTGGTCCAAGCTGCACATGAACAGAACCAGGTGCTCAACACCAACAGCAGATACCTTCACGACAACATCGTGGATTATGCACAGAGGCTGTCGGAGACCCTGCCAGAGAAgctctgtgtgttttatttcctgAATTCCGG GTCAGAAGCCAATGACCTGGCCCTGCGGCTGGCTCGCCAATACACGGGACACCAGGACGTGGTGGTATTAGACCA TGCTTATCACGGTCACCTGAGCTCCCTGATTGACATCAGTCCATACAAGTTCCGGTACCTGGATGGCCAGAAGGAGTGGATCCATGTG GCACCTCTCCCAGACACCTACCGGGGCCCTTACCGAGAAGACCATCCCAATCCAGCTGTGGCCTATGCCAATGAAGTGAAACGTGTTGTCAGCAACGCACAGGAGAAGGGCAGGAAG TTTGGGGGCAGCCCAGTGTCCTGTGCTGTGGGGCTGGCAGTCCTGGATGTCTTAGAGAAGGAGCAACTGCAGGCTCATGCTACCTGTGTGGGCAGCTTTCTGATGGAGCTTCTCAGGCAACAAAAAGCCAAACATCCTATCATTGGTGATGTCAG GGGTGTTGGACTCTTCATTGGTGTGGATCTGGTCCAAGATGAGGCCACGAGGATGCCAGCAACCCAAGAGGCTGACTATGTGGTAACcag GCTGAAGGAAAACTACATTTTGCTAAGTGCTGATGGCCCTGGAAGGAACATTCTGAAGTTTAAGCCCCCAATGTGTTTCAGCCTGGACAATGCACAACTGGTGGTGACAAAGCTGGATGCCATTCTGACAG ATATGGAAGAGAAGGTGAGAAGTTGTGAAACACTGAGACTTCAGCCCTGCTCAGTCAAACATCTTCCAGGTGAGTGGGCCTTGCCTCTTGTTCTTAAGAGACCCAGAGATGGTTTCTTACCATCAACAGCCATTATCCTTAGCAAAATGAACCTTCTAAAACATTCTTGTTCTAATAGCTCCTTCTCACAGGTTACTTTTTTCAAAATTGAGAAGCTCTTACTTCCCTGGGTATTATCTACCCATCCCCACCAGAAAGTCTCTAAAACTTGGCCTGTACTTGTTGGCTAG
- the Phykpl gene encoding 5-phosphohydroxy-L-lysine phospho-lyase isoform X6, which translates to MATDQRAKADTLSLRQRLLSAYHGHLSSLIDISPYKFRYLDGQKEWIHVAPLPDTYRGPYREDHPNPAVAYANEVKRVVSNAQEKGRKIAAFFMESLPSVGGQIIPPAGYFSQVAEHIHRAGGVFVADEIQVGFGRVGKHFWAFQLQGEDFVPDIVTMGKSIGNGHPIACVATTQAVSRAFEATGVEYFNTFGGSPVSCAVGLAVLDVLEKEQLQAHATCVGSFLMELLRQQKAKHPIIGDVRGVGLFIGVDLVQDEATRMPATQEADYVVTRLKENYILLSADGPGRNILKFKPPMCFSLDNAQLVVTKLDAILTDMEEKVRSCETLRLQPCSVKHLPGEWALPLVLKRPRDGFLPSTAIILSKMNLLKHSCSNSSFSQVTFFKIEKLLLPWVLSTHPHQKVSKTWPVLVG; encoded by the exons ATGGCCACCGATCAGCGAGCCAAGGCCGACACTCTGTCCCTGCGGCAGCGGCTCCTCAG TGCTTATCACGGTCACCTGAGCTCCCTGATTGACATCAGTCCATACAAGTTCCGGTACCTGGATGGCCAGAAGGAGTGGATCCATGTG GCACCTCTCCCAGACACCTACCGGGGCCCTTACCGAGAAGACCATCCCAATCCAGCTGTGGCCTATGCCAATGAAGTGAAACGTGTTGTCAGCAACGCACAGGAGAAGGGCAGGAAG ATTGCAGCCTTCTTCATGGAGTCTCTGCCCAGCGTGGGAGGGCAGATCATTCCCCCTGCTGGTTACTTCTCCCAAGTAGCAGA GCACATCCACAGGGCTGGAGGGGTCTTTGTCGCAGATGAGATCCAGGTTGGCTTTGGCAGAGTAGGCAAGCACTTCTGGGCCTTCCAGCTGCAGGGGGAAGACTTTGTCCCTGACATTGTCACCATGGGCAAGTCCATTGGCAATGGCCACCCAATTGCCTGCGTGGCCACCACCCAAGCTGTGTCAAGGGCATTTGAAGCCACCGGCGTCGAATACTTCAACACG TTTGGGGGCAGCCCAGTGTCCTGTGCTGTGGGGCTGGCAGTCCTGGATGTCTTAGAGAAGGAGCAACTGCAGGCTCATGCTACCTGTGTGGGCAGCTTTCTGATGGAGCTTCTCAGGCAACAAAAAGCCAAACATCCTATCATTGGTGATGTCAG GGGTGTTGGACTCTTCATTGGTGTGGATCTGGTCCAAGATGAGGCCACGAGGATGCCAGCAACCCAAGAGGCTGACTATGTGGTAACcag GCTGAAGGAAAACTACATTTTGCTAAGTGCTGATGGCCCTGGAAGGAACATTCTGAAGTTTAAGCCCCCAATGTGTTTCAGCCTGGACAATGCACAACTGGTGGTGACAAAGCTGGATGCCATTCTGACAG ATATGGAAGAGAAGGTGAGAAGTTGTGAAACACTGAGACTTCAGCCCTGCTCAGTCAAACATCTTCCAGGTGAGTGGGCCTTGCCTCTTGTTCTTAAGAGACCCAGAGATGGTTTCTTACCATCAACAGCCATTATCCTTAGCAAAATGAACCTTCTAAAACATTCTTGTTCTAATAGCTCCTTCTCACAGGTTACTTTTTTCAAAATTGAGAAGCTCTTACTTCCCTGGGTATTATCTACCCATCCCCACCAGAAAGTCTCTAAAACTTGGCCTGTACTTGTTGGCTAG
- the Phykpl gene encoding 5-phosphohydroxy-L-lysine phospho-lyase isoform X4, with the protein MATDQRAKADTLSLRQRLLRSEANDLALRLARQYTGHQDVVVLDHAYHGHLSSLIDISPYKFRYLDGQKEWIHVAPLPDTYRGPYREDHPNPAVAYANEVKRVVSNAQEKGRKIAAFFMESLPSVGGQIIPPAGYFSQVAEHIHRAGGVFVADEIQVGFGRVGKHFWAFQLQGEDFVPDIVTMGKSIGNGHPIACVATTQAVSRAFEATGVEYFNTFGGSPVSCAVGLAVLDVLEKEQLQAHATCVGSFLMELLRQQKAKHPIIGDVRGVGLFIGVDLVQDEATRMPATQEADYVVTRLKENYILLSADGPGRNILKFKPPMCFSLDNAQLVVTKLDAILTDMEEKVRSCETLRLQPCSVKHLPGEWALPLVLKRPRDGFLPSTAIILSKMNLLKHSCSNSSFSQVTFFKIEKLLLPWVLSTHPHQKVSKTWPVLVG; encoded by the exons ATGGCCACCGATCAGCGAGCCAAGGCCGACACTCTGTCCCTGCGGCAGCGGCTCCTCAG GTCAGAAGCCAATGACCTGGCCCTGCGGCTGGCTCGCCAATACACGGGACACCAGGACGTGGTGGTATTAGACCA TGCTTATCACGGTCACCTGAGCTCCCTGATTGACATCAGTCCATACAAGTTCCGGTACCTGGATGGCCAGAAGGAGTGGATCCATGTG GCACCTCTCCCAGACACCTACCGGGGCCCTTACCGAGAAGACCATCCCAATCCAGCTGTGGCCTATGCCAATGAAGTGAAACGTGTTGTCAGCAACGCACAGGAGAAGGGCAGGAAG ATTGCAGCCTTCTTCATGGAGTCTCTGCCCAGCGTGGGAGGGCAGATCATTCCCCCTGCTGGTTACTTCTCCCAAGTAGCAGA GCACATCCACAGGGCTGGAGGGGTCTTTGTCGCAGATGAGATCCAGGTTGGCTTTGGCAGAGTAGGCAAGCACTTCTGGGCCTTCCAGCTGCAGGGGGAAGACTTTGTCCCTGACATTGTCACCATGGGCAAGTCCATTGGCAATGGCCACCCAATTGCCTGCGTGGCCACCACCCAAGCTGTGTCAAGGGCATTTGAAGCCACCGGCGTCGAATACTTCAACACG TTTGGGGGCAGCCCAGTGTCCTGTGCTGTGGGGCTGGCAGTCCTGGATGTCTTAGAGAAGGAGCAACTGCAGGCTCATGCTACCTGTGTGGGCAGCTTTCTGATGGAGCTTCTCAGGCAACAAAAAGCCAAACATCCTATCATTGGTGATGTCAG GGGTGTTGGACTCTTCATTGGTGTGGATCTGGTCCAAGATGAGGCCACGAGGATGCCAGCAACCCAAGAGGCTGACTATGTGGTAACcag GCTGAAGGAAAACTACATTTTGCTAAGTGCTGATGGCCCTGGAAGGAACATTCTGAAGTTTAAGCCCCCAATGTGTTTCAGCCTGGACAATGCACAACTGGTGGTGACAAAGCTGGATGCCATTCTGACAG ATATGGAAGAGAAGGTGAGAAGTTGTGAAACACTGAGACTTCAGCCCTGCTCAGTCAAACATCTTCCAGGTGAGTGGGCCTTGCCTCTTGTTCTTAAGAGACCCAGAGATGGTTTCTTACCATCAACAGCCATTATCCTTAGCAAAATGAACCTTCTAAAACATTCTTGTTCTAATAGCTCCTTCTCACAGGTTACTTTTTTCAAAATTGAGAAGCTCTTACTTCCCTGGGTATTATCTACCCATCCCCACCAGAAAGTCTCTAAAACTTGGCCTGTACTTGTTGGCTAG
- the Phykpl gene encoding 5-phosphohydroxy-L-lysine phospho-lyase isoform X3, with amino-acid sequence MATDQRAKADTLSLRQRLLSSSCRLFFPEDPVKIVRGQGQYLYDEQGGEYIDCINNVAHVGHCHPLVVQAAHEQNQVLNTNSRYLHDNIVDYAQRLSETLPEKLCVFYFLNSGSEANDLALRLARQYTGHQDVVVLDHAYHGHLSSLIDISPYKFRYLDGQKEWIHVAPLPDTYRGPYREDHPNPAVAYANEVKRVVSNAQEKGRKIAAFFMESLPSVGGQIIPPAGYFSQVAEHIHRAGGVFVADEIQVGFGRVGKHFWAFQLQGEDFVPDIVTMGKSIGNGHPIACVATTQAVSRAFEATGVEYFNTFGGSPVSCAVGLAVLDVLEKEQLQAHATCVGSFLMELLRQQKAKHPIIGDVRGVGLFIGVDLVQDEATRMPATQEADYVVTRLKENYILLSADGPGRNILKFKPPMCFSLDNAQLVVTKLDAILTDMEEKVRSCETLRLQPCSVKHLPEETHPTQIL; translated from the exons ATGGCCACCGATCAGCGAGCCAAGGCCGACACTCTGTCCCTGCGGCAGCGGCTCCTCAG CTCTTCCTGCAGACTTTTTTTCCCTGAGGATCCAGTTAAGATTGTCCGTGGCCAAGGGCAGTACCTGTATGATGAACAAGGGGGAGAATACATCGATTGCATCAACAATGTGGCTCATG TCGGGCACTGCCACCCTCTCGTGGTCCAAGCTGCACATGAACAGAACCAGGTGCTCAACACCAACAGCAGATACCTTCACGACAACATCGTGGATTATGCACAGAGGCTGTCGGAGACCCTGCCAGAGAAgctctgtgtgttttatttcctgAATTCCGG GTCAGAAGCCAATGACCTGGCCCTGCGGCTGGCTCGCCAATACACGGGACACCAGGACGTGGTGGTATTAGACCA TGCTTATCACGGTCACCTGAGCTCCCTGATTGACATCAGTCCATACAAGTTCCGGTACCTGGATGGCCAGAAGGAGTGGATCCATGTG GCACCTCTCCCAGACACCTACCGGGGCCCTTACCGAGAAGACCATCCCAATCCAGCTGTGGCCTATGCCAATGAAGTGAAACGTGTTGTCAGCAACGCACAGGAGAAGGGCAGGAAG ATTGCAGCCTTCTTCATGGAGTCTCTGCCCAGCGTGGGAGGGCAGATCATTCCCCCTGCTGGTTACTTCTCCCAAGTAGCAGA GCACATCCACAGGGCTGGAGGGGTCTTTGTCGCAGATGAGATCCAGGTTGGCTTTGGCAGAGTAGGCAAGCACTTCTGGGCCTTCCAGCTGCAGGGGGAAGACTTTGTCCCTGACATTGTCACCATGGGCAAGTCCATTGGCAATGGCCACCCAATTGCCTGCGTGGCCACCACCCAAGCTGTGTCAAGGGCATTTGAAGCCACCGGCGTCGAATACTTCAACACG TTTGGGGGCAGCCCAGTGTCCTGTGCTGTGGGGCTGGCAGTCCTGGATGTCTTAGAGAAGGAGCAACTGCAGGCTCATGCTACCTGTGTGGGCAGCTTTCTGATGGAGCTTCTCAGGCAACAAAAAGCCAAACATCCTATCATTGGTGATGTCAG GGGTGTTGGACTCTTCATTGGTGTGGATCTGGTCCAAGATGAGGCCACGAGGATGCCAGCAACCCAAGAGGCTGACTATGTGGTAACcag GCTGAAGGAAAACTACATTTTGCTAAGTGCTGATGGCCCTGGAAGGAACATTCTGAAGTTTAAGCCCCCAATGTGTTTCAGCCTGGACAATGCACAACTGGTGGTGACAAAGCTGGATGCCATTCTGACAG ATATGGAAGAGAAGGTGAGAAGTTGTGAAACACTGAGACTTCAGCCCTGCTCAGTCAAACATCTTCCAG aAGAAACTCATCCCACCCAAATACTCTGA